A single genomic interval of Tsukamurella paurometabola harbors:
- the mgtE gene encoding magnesium transporter, giving the protein MTTTLDTARLANRIDDAVDDGDLATVSSLIAPLTSHQVADVLERLSRKDRAVVFRLLAKDEALTVFESLDAPLQGELIHDLQDEQVTGLFADLDPDDRVTLLDELPATVAARLLHGLPEGERAATAALLGYPQGSVGREMTPEFVSVHPGDTAEEALAAVRERIDDVETIYGIPVVGPGRVLVGIVGLRGLLRSDPETPVSEIMNIAGTARARESAEDAARRCAEQRLLVMPIVDDEHRLVGILTVDDALRILEEAESEDAARQGGVEPLNRPYLSTPVRTLVRSRVVWLLVLAIGATLTVKVLSVFEDSLQEMVVLSLFVPLIIGTGGNTGNQAATTVTRALALGDITTRDVFRVLGREVRVGATLGLVLGTLGAVIAGVLFGTDVGLVIGATLFGVCTMSATVGGLMPIVAKSIGVDPAVFSNPFISTFVDATGLILYFLIAKAILGI; this is encoded by the coding sequence GTGACCACGACTCTCGACACGGCCAGGCTCGCCAACCGGATCGATGACGCCGTCGACGACGGGGACCTGGCGACCGTCTCGTCGCTCATCGCACCGCTCACGTCGCACCAGGTCGCCGACGTCCTCGAGCGCCTGAGCCGCAAGGACCGCGCCGTCGTCTTCCGGCTCCTCGCCAAGGACGAAGCGCTGACCGTCTTCGAATCGCTGGACGCGCCGCTGCAGGGCGAGCTGATCCACGACCTCCAGGACGAACAGGTCACCGGCCTGTTCGCCGACCTCGACCCCGACGACCGGGTCACCCTGCTCGACGAACTGCCCGCGACCGTGGCCGCGCGCCTGCTGCACGGCCTGCCCGAGGGGGAACGTGCCGCCACCGCGGCCCTGCTCGGCTACCCGCAGGGCTCCGTCGGACGCGAGATGACGCCCGAGTTCGTCTCGGTGCACCCGGGCGACACCGCCGAAGAGGCCCTCGCCGCGGTCCGGGAGCGCATCGATGACGTCGAGACCATCTACGGCATCCCCGTCGTCGGCCCCGGCCGGGTGCTCGTGGGCATCGTCGGGCTGCGGGGCCTGCTGCGCAGCGATCCGGAGACCCCGGTCAGCGAGATCATGAACATCGCGGGCACGGCCCGGGCACGGGAGTCCGCCGAGGACGCCGCGCGCCGCTGCGCCGAGCAGCGGCTGCTGGTGATGCCGATCGTCGACGACGAGCACCGCCTCGTCGGCATCCTCACCGTCGACGACGCCCTCCGCATCCTCGAGGAGGCGGAGAGCGAGGACGCCGCGCGCCAGGGCGGTGTCGAACCGCTGAACCGGCCCTACCTGTCCACGCCCGTGCGGACCCTGGTGCGCTCGCGCGTCGTGTGGCTGCTCGTCCTCGCGATCGGCGCGACGCTCACCGTGAAGGTGCTCTCCGTCTTCGAGGACAGCCTGCAGGAGATGGTGGTGCTCTCGCTGTTCGTGCCGCTCATCATCGGCACCGGCGGTAACACCGGCAACCAGGCCGCCACCACCGTCACCCGCGCGCTCGCGCTGGGCGACATCACCACCCGCGACGTCTTCCGGGTGCTGGGGCGGGAAGTCCGCGTGGGGGCGACGCTCGGCCTGGTCCTGGGCACCCTCGGTGCGGTCATCGCGGGCGTCCTGTTCGGCACCGATGTGGGCCTGGTGATCGGCGCGACGCTGTTCGGCGTGTGCACCATGTCGGCCACCGTCGGCGGTCTCATGCCGATCGTGGCGAAATCGATCGGCGTGGACCCGGCGGTCTTCTCCAACCCGTTCATCAGCACGTTCGTCGACGCGACGGGCCTCATCCTGTACTTCCTCATCGCCAAGGCGATCCTCGGGATCTGA